A single genomic interval of Sebastes umbrosus isolate fSebUmb1 chromosome 11, fSebUmb1.pri, whole genome shotgun sequence harbors:
- the vars1 gene encoding valine--tRNA ligase isoform X2, translating to MATLYVSPHPDDFRSLLALIAAEFCPSSQPRTLTEDPPVSLNARSRPTLVLGAGGDSVLSGASAVAWYLANQGKRAGVDSKQQSQVWQWLSFADNELTPVSCAVVFPLMGVMGMDKKLQQSSRAEMMRVLKVLDQALEPRTFLVGENITLADMAVVTAVLLPFKYVLEPSDRKVLTNVTRWFTTCINQPQFLKVLGKITLCEKMVPVTPKTNAPAPANANGSPAVDSADATANGPPKTEAQLKKEAKKREKLEKFNQKKDMEAKKKTLPPTEKKAKPEKKELGVIAYSVPTAPGEKKDVISPLPDSYSPQYVEAAWYPWWEKQGFFKPEYGRKSISDPNPRGTFMMCIPPPNVTGSLHLGHALTNAIQDSLTRWHRMRGETTLWNPGCDHAGIATQVVVEKKLMRERGMSRHDLGRENFIQEVWKWKNEKGDRIYHQLKKLGSSLDWDRACFTMDDKLSYAVQEAFIRMHDEGVIYRSKRLVNWSCTLNSAISDIEVDKKELTGRTLLPVPGYKEKVEFGVLVSFAYKVDGSDDEVIVATTRIETMLGDTAVAVHPADPRYQHLKGKMVLHPFCERKMPVVFDDFVDMSFGTGAVKITPAHDHNDYEVGERHNLAFINILDENGLLINVPPPFLGTKRFEARKTVLQALKDRGQFKEIKDNPMVVPVCSRSKDIVEPLLKPQWYVNCADMGKQAADAVREGRLKIIPDHHLKTWYNWLDNIRDWCISRQLWWGHRIPAYFITVNDPSVKPGEDMDGHYWISGKSEEVAREKAAKRFNVSADKITLRQDEDVLDTWFSSGIFPFSIFGWPNETQDLNVFYPGTLLETGHDILFFWVARMVMMGLKLTGKLPFKEVYLHAVVRDAHGRKMSKSLGNVIDPLDVITGISLEGLHALLNDSNLDPVEVEKAKQGQTSDYPNGIPECGTDALRFALCAYTSQGRDINLDVNRILGYRHFCNKLWNAVKFAMKTLGDNFVPSEKAQLCGEESVSDRWILSRLSAAVGLCDAGFKSYDFPTITTAVYNFWLYELCDVYLESVKPVFSKAEEDSTSQRQALVCRQTLYTCLEVGLRLLSPIMPFVSEELYQRLPRRRPQSDPPSITVTSYPDTDEFCWHSEEVDRDMEFIMNVIKTIRSLRADYNLTKTRADCYLQCIDPATVSLVQKYSLQIQTLSYSQAVIPLTANEPVPGGCAVAIASDRCTVNLMLKGLIDVEKEVAKLVTKKGDLEKQMEKLREKMENSDYKEKVPVKVQEQDAEKLRQSQTELEKVKEAMDNFRKMM from the exons ATGGCCACTCTCTACGTGTCCCCTCACCCTGATGACTTCAGGAGCCTCCTGGCTCTCATTGCTGCAGAGTTTTGTCCGTCCTCCCAACCGCGGACCCTCACAGAGGACCCTCCTGTGTCCCTGAATGCCCGCTCCAGACCAACCCTGGTGCTGGGCGCTGGGGGTGACTCCGTCCTGAGCGGGGCTAGTGCTGTGGCCTGGTACTTGGCTAATCAGGGGAAGAGGGCTGGTGTAGATTCAAAGCAGCAGAGCCAGGTGTGGCAGTGGCTCAGCTTTGCAGACAATGAACTCACCCCGGTGTCCTGTGCTGTGGTCTTCCCACTGATGGGGGTGATGGGAATGGATAAGAAG CTACAGCAGAGTTCCCGTGCGGAGATGATGCGTGTTCTAAAGGTTCTCGATCAGGCACTGGAACCGAGAACCTTCTTGGTGGGGGAGAACATCACCCTGGCTGATATGGCCGTAGTTACAGCTGTTCTTCTCCCTTTCAAATAT GTGTTGGAGCCATCAGACAGGAAAGTCTTGACCAATGTTACAAGGTGGTTCACAACCTGCATTAATCAGCCACAGTTCCTGAAGGTGTTGGGGAAGATCACTCTCTGTGAGAAGATGGTGCCAGTTACACCAAAGACAaa tgctcctgctcctgctaaTGCTAATGGCAGTCCTGCTGTTGACTCTGCCGATGCCACAGCTAATG GCCCGCCAAAGACAGAAGCCCAGCTGAAGAAGGAAGctaagaagagagaaaagctgGAAAAGTTCAATCAGAAGAAGGACATGGAGGCGAAGAAAAAGACTCTGCCACCGACAGAG aaAAAGGCCAAACCAGAAAAGAAGGAGTTGGGAGTGATCGCATACAGTGTCCCCACTGCCCCTGGGGAGAAAAAAG ATGTCATTAGCCCGCTCCCTGACTCCTACAGTCCTCAGTATGTGGAGGCTGCCTGGTATCCATGGTGGGAGAAGCAGGGATTCTTCAAGCCTGAGTATGGG AGGAAGAGTATTAGCGACCCGAACCCTCGTGGCACCTTCATGATGTGTATCCCTCCACCTAATGTGACTGGATCGCTTCACCTGGGTCACGCCCTCACCAACGCCATTCAGGATTCTCTGACCAGATG GCACAGGATGCGAGGTGAGACCACCTTGTGGAACCCGGGCTGTGATCACGCTGGTATCGCCACCCAGGTGGTGGTGGAAAAGAAGCTGATGAGAGAGAGGGGTATGAGCCGTCACGATCTGGGCAGGGAAAACTTTATCCAGGAAGTCTGGAAATGGAAGAACGA GAAGGGAGACCGTATCTACCACCAGCTGAAGAAGCTGGGCTCCTCTCTGGACTGGGACAGAGCCTGCTTCACTATGGACGAT AAACTTTCCTATGCAGTCCAGGAAGCCTTTATCCGCATGCATGATGAGGGAGTGATCTACAGGAGCAAGCGGCTGGTCAACTGGTCCTGCACACTGAACTCTGCCATCTCTGACATAGAG GTGGATAAGAAGGAGCTCACTGGCAGGACTCTGCTGCCTGTACCCGGGTACAAAGAGAAAGTGGAGTTCGGAGTGTTGGTGTCTTTCGCCTACAAGGTGGACGGATCAG ATGACGAAGTGATTGTGGCAACAACTCGTATTGAGACTATGTTGGGAGACACTGCTGTAGCCGTCCACCCTGCCGACCCCAGATATCAGCATCTGAAGGGGAAAATGGTGCTGCACCCCTTCTGTGAGCGCAAGATGCCGGTCGTCTTCGATGACTTTGTTGACATGAGCTTTGGAACAG GTGCTGTCAAAATCACCCCAGCTCACGACCATAATGACTACGAGGTTGGAGAGAGACACAATCTGGCCTTCATCAACATTTTGGACGAGAATGGCCTGCTCATTAACGTGCCTCCTCCCTTCCTG GGCACGAAGCGTTTTGAGGCCAGGAAGACAGTGCTGCAGGCTCTCAAGGACAGGGGCCAGTTTAAAGAGATCAAAGACAACCCAATGGTTGTCCCCGTCTGCAG TCGTTCCAAGGACATTGTGGAGCCGCTGCTGAAGCCGCAGTGGTATGTGAACTGCGCAGATATGGGCAAGCAGGCTGCAGACGCTGTCAGAGAGGGGCGGCTTAAAATCATCCCCGATCACCACCTCAAAACGTGGTACAACTGGCTGGACAACATCAG GGACTGGTGTATCTCTCGGCAGCTGTGGTGGGGTCATCGTATTCCTGCTTACTTCATCACTGTCAACGATCCCTCCGTGAAACCAGGAGAG GACATGGACGGTCATTACTGGATCAGTGGGAAATCAGAGGAGGTGGCCAGAGAGAAGGCAGCAAAACGCTTCAATGTGTCTGCTGACAAAATCACCCTCAGACAAG ATGAGGATGTTCTGGACACCTGGTTCTCGTCTGGCATTTTCCCCTTCTCCATCTTCGGATGGCCTAATGAG ACCCAGGACCTGAATGTGTTCTACCCCGGCACCTTACTGGAGACGGGCCATGACATCCTGTTTTTCTGGGTTGCTCGTATGGTGATGATGGGCCTCAAACTGACCGGCAAGCTGCCCTTCAAAGAG GTTTATCTGCATGCAGTGGTGAGGGACGCCCACGGGAGGAAGATGAGCAAATCTCTTGGCAACGTCATTGACCCTCTGGACGTCATTACGGGGATCTCCCTAGAG GGTCTTCATGCCTTGCTGAATGACAGCAACTTGGATCCAGTGGAGGTGGAGAAGGCAAAGCAGGGCCAGACGTCAGACTACCCAAATGGCATCCCAGAGTGTGGCACAGATGCTCTCCGCTTCGCCCTGTGTGCCTACACAAGCCAAG GTAGGGACATCAACCTGGATGTCAACCGCATCCTGGGCTACCGTCACTTCTGCAACAAACTGTGGAACGCTGTGAAGTTCGCCATGAAGACACTGGGAGACAACTTTGTACCATCAGAGAAAGCCCAG TTGTGTGGAGAGGAGAGTGTATCAGACAGGTGGATTCTGTCTAGACTGAGTGCAGCTGTTGGTCTCTGTGATGCCGGCTTCAAGAGCTACGACTTCCCAACCATCACAACCGCCGTCTACAACTTCTGGCTGTACGAGCTCTGCGATGTCTACCTG GAAAGCGTGAAACCGGTGTTCAGTAAAGCAGAGGAAGACAGCACCAGCCAGAGACAGGCCCTGGTGTGCAGACAGACCCTTTACACCTGTTTAGAAGTCGGTCTGCGCCTTCTGTCTCCCATAATGCCCTTCGTCAGCGAGGAACTCTACCAGAGGTTACCACGACGACGACCTCAGAGCGATCCCCCCAGCATCACTGTCACATCCTACCCTGATACAGATGAG TTCTGCTGGCACAGTGAGGAGGTCGACCGCGACATGGAGTTCATAATGAACGTGATCAAGACGATCCGGTCACTGAGGGCCGACTACAACctgaccaagaccagagctgact GCTACCTCCAGTGCATAGACCCTGCGACTGTGTCCCTGGTGCAGAAGTACAGTCTGCAGATTCAGACCTTGTCTTATTCTCAGGCCGTCATCCCTCTGACAGCCAACGAGCCTGTCCCAGGAGGCTGTGCTGTGGCCATCGCCTCTGACAGATGTACTGTCAACCTTATGCTCAAG GGACTCATTGATGTTGAGAAGGAAGTGGCCAAGCTGGTGACAAAGAAAGGTGATTTGGAGAAACAGATGGAGAAGCTGAGAGAGAAGATGGAAAATAGTGACTACAAGGAGAAGGTGCCGGTGAAGGTGCAGGAGCAGGATGCTGAGAAG CTACGGCAGAGCCAAACTGAACttgaaaaagtaaaagaagCCATGGACAACTTCAGGAAAATGATGTGA
- the vars1 gene encoding valine--tRNA ligase isoform X3, giving the protein MMCIPPPNVTGSLHLGHALTNAIQDSLTRWHRMRGETTLWNPGCDHAGIATQVVVEKKLMRERGMSRHDLGRENFIQEVWKWKNEKGDRIYHQLKKLGSSLDWDRACFTMDDKLSYAVQEAFIRMHDEGVIYRSKRLVNWSCTLNSAISDIEVDKKELTGRTLLPVPGYKEKVEFGVLVSFAYKVDGSDDEVIVATTRIETMLGDTAVAVHPADPRYQHLKGKMVLHPFCERKMPVVFDDFVDMSFGTGAVKITPAHDHNDYEVGERHNLAFINILDENGLLINVPPPFLGTKRFEARKTVLQALKDRGQFKEIKDNPMVVPVCSRSKDIVEPLLKPQWYVNCADMGKQAADAVREGRLKIIPDHHLKTWYNWLDNIRDWCISRQLWWGHRIPAYFITVNDPSVKPGEDMDGHYWISGKSEEVAREKAAKRFNVSADKITLRQDEDVLDTWFSSGIFPFSIFGWPNETQDLNVFYPGTLLETGHDILFFWVARMVMMGLKLTGKLPFKEVYLHAVVRDAHGRKMSKSLGNVIDPLDVITGISLEGLHALLNDSNLDPVEVEKAKQGQTSDYPNGIPECGTDALRFALCAYTSQGRDINLDVNRILGYRHFCNKLWNAVKFAMKTLGDNFVPSEKAQLCGEESVSDRWILSRLSAAVGLCDAGFKSYDFPTITTAVYNFWLYELCDVYLESVKPVFSKAEEDSTSQRQALVCRQTLYTCLEVGLRLLSPIMPFVSEELYQRLPRRRPQSDPPSITVTSYPDTDEFCWHSEEVDRDMEFIMNVIKTIRSLRADYNLTKTRADCYLQCIDPATVSLVQKYSLQIQTLSYSQAVIPLTANEPVPGGCAVAIASDRCTVNLMLKGLIDVEKEVAKLVTKKGDLEKQMEKLREKMENSDYKEKVPVKVQEQDAEKLRQSQTELEKVKEAMDNFRKMM; this is encoded by the exons ATGATGTGTATCCCTCCACCTAATGTGACTGGATCGCTTCACCTGGGTCACGCCCTCACCAACGCCATTCAGGATTCTCTGACCAGATG GCACAGGATGCGAGGTGAGACCACCTTGTGGAACCCGGGCTGTGATCACGCTGGTATCGCCACCCAGGTGGTGGTGGAAAAGAAGCTGATGAGAGAGAGGGGTATGAGCCGTCACGATCTGGGCAGGGAAAACTTTATCCAGGAAGTCTGGAAATGGAAGAACGA GAAGGGAGACCGTATCTACCACCAGCTGAAGAAGCTGGGCTCCTCTCTGGACTGGGACAGAGCCTGCTTCACTATGGACGAT AAACTTTCCTATGCAGTCCAGGAAGCCTTTATCCGCATGCATGATGAGGGAGTGATCTACAGGAGCAAGCGGCTGGTCAACTGGTCCTGCACACTGAACTCTGCCATCTCTGACATAGAG GTGGATAAGAAGGAGCTCACTGGCAGGACTCTGCTGCCTGTACCCGGGTACAAAGAGAAAGTGGAGTTCGGAGTGTTGGTGTCTTTCGCCTACAAGGTGGACGGATCAG ATGACGAAGTGATTGTGGCAACAACTCGTATTGAGACTATGTTGGGAGACACTGCTGTAGCCGTCCACCCTGCCGACCCCAGATATCAGCATCTGAAGGGGAAAATGGTGCTGCACCCCTTCTGTGAGCGCAAGATGCCGGTCGTCTTCGATGACTTTGTTGACATGAGCTTTGGAACAG GTGCTGTCAAAATCACCCCAGCTCACGACCATAATGACTACGAGGTTGGAGAGAGACACAATCTGGCCTTCATCAACATTTTGGACGAGAATGGCCTGCTCATTAACGTGCCTCCTCCCTTCCTG GGCACGAAGCGTTTTGAGGCCAGGAAGACAGTGCTGCAGGCTCTCAAGGACAGGGGCCAGTTTAAAGAGATCAAAGACAACCCAATGGTTGTCCCCGTCTGCAG TCGTTCCAAGGACATTGTGGAGCCGCTGCTGAAGCCGCAGTGGTATGTGAACTGCGCAGATATGGGCAAGCAGGCTGCAGACGCTGTCAGAGAGGGGCGGCTTAAAATCATCCCCGATCACCACCTCAAAACGTGGTACAACTGGCTGGACAACATCAG GGACTGGTGTATCTCTCGGCAGCTGTGGTGGGGTCATCGTATTCCTGCTTACTTCATCACTGTCAACGATCCCTCCGTGAAACCAGGAGAG GACATGGACGGTCATTACTGGATCAGTGGGAAATCAGAGGAGGTGGCCAGAGAGAAGGCAGCAAAACGCTTCAATGTGTCTGCTGACAAAATCACCCTCAGACAAG ATGAGGATGTTCTGGACACCTGGTTCTCGTCTGGCATTTTCCCCTTCTCCATCTTCGGATGGCCTAATGAG ACCCAGGACCTGAATGTGTTCTACCCCGGCACCTTACTGGAGACGGGCCATGACATCCTGTTTTTCTGGGTTGCTCGTATGGTGATGATGGGCCTCAAACTGACCGGCAAGCTGCCCTTCAAAGAG GTTTATCTGCATGCAGTGGTGAGGGACGCCCACGGGAGGAAGATGAGCAAATCTCTTGGCAACGTCATTGACCCTCTGGACGTCATTACGGGGATCTCCCTAGAG GGTCTTCATGCCTTGCTGAATGACAGCAACTTGGATCCAGTGGAGGTGGAGAAGGCAAAGCAGGGCCAGACGTCAGACTACCCAAATGGCATCCCAGAGTGTGGCACAGATGCTCTCCGCTTCGCCCTGTGTGCCTACACAAGCCAAG GTAGGGACATCAACCTGGATGTCAACCGCATCCTGGGCTACCGTCACTTCTGCAACAAACTGTGGAACGCTGTGAAGTTCGCCATGAAGACACTGGGAGACAACTTTGTACCATCAGAGAAAGCCCAG TTGTGTGGAGAGGAGAGTGTATCAGACAGGTGGATTCTGTCTAGACTGAGTGCAGCTGTTGGTCTCTGTGATGCCGGCTTCAAGAGCTACGACTTCCCAACCATCACAACCGCCGTCTACAACTTCTGGCTGTACGAGCTCTGCGATGTCTACCTG GAAAGCGTGAAACCGGTGTTCAGTAAAGCAGAGGAAGACAGCACCAGCCAGAGACAGGCCCTGGTGTGCAGACAGACCCTTTACACCTGTTTAGAAGTCGGTCTGCGCCTTCTGTCTCCCATAATGCCCTTCGTCAGCGAGGAACTCTACCAGAGGTTACCACGACGACGACCTCAGAGCGATCCCCCCAGCATCACTGTCACATCCTACCCTGATACAGATGAG TTCTGCTGGCACAGTGAGGAGGTCGACCGCGACATGGAGTTCATAATGAACGTGATCAAGACGATCCGGTCACTGAGGGCCGACTACAACctgaccaagaccagagctgact GCTACCTCCAGTGCATAGACCCTGCGACTGTGTCCCTGGTGCAGAAGTACAGTCTGCAGATTCAGACCTTGTCTTATTCTCAGGCCGTCATCCCTCTGACAGCCAACGAGCCTGTCCCAGGAGGCTGTGCTGTGGCCATCGCCTCTGACAGATGTACTGTCAACCTTATGCTCAAG GGACTCATTGATGTTGAGAAGGAAGTGGCCAAGCTGGTGACAAAGAAAGGTGATTTGGAGAAACAGATGGAGAAGCTGAGAGAGAAGATGGAAAATAGTGACTACAAGGAGAAGGTGCCGGTGAAGGTGCAGGAGCAGGATGCTGAGAAG CTACGGCAGAGCCAAACTGAACttgaaaaagtaaaagaagCCATGGACAACTTCAGGAAAATGATGTGA
- the vars1 gene encoding valine--tRNA ligase isoform X1, producing MATLYVSPHPDDFRSLLALIAAEFCPSSQPRTLTEDPPVSLNARSRPTLVLGAGGDSVLSGASAVAWYLANQGKRAGVDSKQQSQVWQWLSFADNELTPVSCAVVFPLMGVMGMDKKLQQSSRAEMMRVLKVLDQALEPRTFLVGENITLADMAVVTAVLLPFKYVLEPSDRKVLTNVTRWFTTCINQPQFLKVLGKITLCEKMVPVTPKTNAPAPAPAPVPAPAPANANGSPAVDSADATANGPPKTEAQLKKEAKKREKLEKFNQKKDMEAKKKTLPPTEKKAKPEKKELGVIAYSVPTAPGEKKDVISPLPDSYSPQYVEAAWYPWWEKQGFFKPEYGRKSISDPNPRGTFMMCIPPPNVTGSLHLGHALTNAIQDSLTRWHRMRGETTLWNPGCDHAGIATQVVVEKKLMRERGMSRHDLGRENFIQEVWKWKNEKGDRIYHQLKKLGSSLDWDRACFTMDDKLSYAVQEAFIRMHDEGVIYRSKRLVNWSCTLNSAISDIEVDKKELTGRTLLPVPGYKEKVEFGVLVSFAYKVDGSDDEVIVATTRIETMLGDTAVAVHPADPRYQHLKGKMVLHPFCERKMPVVFDDFVDMSFGTGAVKITPAHDHNDYEVGERHNLAFINILDENGLLINVPPPFLGTKRFEARKTVLQALKDRGQFKEIKDNPMVVPVCSRSKDIVEPLLKPQWYVNCADMGKQAADAVREGRLKIIPDHHLKTWYNWLDNIRDWCISRQLWWGHRIPAYFITVNDPSVKPGEDMDGHYWISGKSEEVAREKAAKRFNVSADKITLRQDEDVLDTWFSSGIFPFSIFGWPNETQDLNVFYPGTLLETGHDILFFWVARMVMMGLKLTGKLPFKEVYLHAVVRDAHGRKMSKSLGNVIDPLDVITGISLEGLHALLNDSNLDPVEVEKAKQGQTSDYPNGIPECGTDALRFALCAYTSQGRDINLDVNRILGYRHFCNKLWNAVKFAMKTLGDNFVPSEKAQLCGEESVSDRWILSRLSAAVGLCDAGFKSYDFPTITTAVYNFWLYELCDVYLESVKPVFSKAEEDSTSQRQALVCRQTLYTCLEVGLRLLSPIMPFVSEELYQRLPRRRPQSDPPSITVTSYPDTDEFCWHSEEVDRDMEFIMNVIKTIRSLRADYNLTKTRADCYLQCIDPATVSLVQKYSLQIQTLSYSQAVIPLTANEPVPGGCAVAIASDRCTVNLMLKGLIDVEKEVAKLVTKKGDLEKQMEKLREKMENSDYKEKVPVKVQEQDAEKLRQSQTELEKVKEAMDNFRKMM from the exons ATGGCCACTCTCTACGTGTCCCCTCACCCTGATGACTTCAGGAGCCTCCTGGCTCTCATTGCTGCAGAGTTTTGTCCGTCCTCCCAACCGCGGACCCTCACAGAGGACCCTCCTGTGTCCCTGAATGCCCGCTCCAGACCAACCCTGGTGCTGGGCGCTGGGGGTGACTCCGTCCTGAGCGGGGCTAGTGCTGTGGCCTGGTACTTGGCTAATCAGGGGAAGAGGGCTGGTGTAGATTCAAAGCAGCAGAGCCAGGTGTGGCAGTGGCTCAGCTTTGCAGACAATGAACTCACCCCGGTGTCCTGTGCTGTGGTCTTCCCACTGATGGGGGTGATGGGAATGGATAAGAAG CTACAGCAGAGTTCCCGTGCGGAGATGATGCGTGTTCTAAAGGTTCTCGATCAGGCACTGGAACCGAGAACCTTCTTGGTGGGGGAGAACATCACCCTGGCTGATATGGCCGTAGTTACAGCTGTTCTTCTCCCTTTCAAATAT GTGTTGGAGCCATCAGACAGGAAAGTCTTGACCAATGTTACAAGGTGGTTCACAACCTGCATTAATCAGCCACAGTTCCTGAAGGTGTTGGGGAAGATCACTCTCTGTGAGAAGATGGTGCCAGTTACACCAAAGACAaatgctcctgctcctgctcctgctcctgttcctgctcctgctcctgctaaTGCTAATGGCAGTCCTGCTGTTGACTCTGCCGATGCCACAGCTAATG GCCCGCCAAAGACAGAAGCCCAGCTGAAGAAGGAAGctaagaagagagaaaagctgGAAAAGTTCAATCAGAAGAAGGACATGGAGGCGAAGAAAAAGACTCTGCCACCGACAGAG aaAAAGGCCAAACCAGAAAAGAAGGAGTTGGGAGTGATCGCATACAGTGTCCCCACTGCCCCTGGGGAGAAAAAAG ATGTCATTAGCCCGCTCCCTGACTCCTACAGTCCTCAGTATGTGGAGGCTGCCTGGTATCCATGGTGGGAGAAGCAGGGATTCTTCAAGCCTGAGTATGGG AGGAAGAGTATTAGCGACCCGAACCCTCGTGGCACCTTCATGATGTGTATCCCTCCACCTAATGTGACTGGATCGCTTCACCTGGGTCACGCCCTCACCAACGCCATTCAGGATTCTCTGACCAGATG GCACAGGATGCGAGGTGAGACCACCTTGTGGAACCCGGGCTGTGATCACGCTGGTATCGCCACCCAGGTGGTGGTGGAAAAGAAGCTGATGAGAGAGAGGGGTATGAGCCGTCACGATCTGGGCAGGGAAAACTTTATCCAGGAAGTCTGGAAATGGAAGAACGA GAAGGGAGACCGTATCTACCACCAGCTGAAGAAGCTGGGCTCCTCTCTGGACTGGGACAGAGCCTGCTTCACTATGGACGAT AAACTTTCCTATGCAGTCCAGGAAGCCTTTATCCGCATGCATGATGAGGGAGTGATCTACAGGAGCAAGCGGCTGGTCAACTGGTCCTGCACACTGAACTCTGCCATCTCTGACATAGAG GTGGATAAGAAGGAGCTCACTGGCAGGACTCTGCTGCCTGTACCCGGGTACAAAGAGAAAGTGGAGTTCGGAGTGTTGGTGTCTTTCGCCTACAAGGTGGACGGATCAG ATGACGAAGTGATTGTGGCAACAACTCGTATTGAGACTATGTTGGGAGACACTGCTGTAGCCGTCCACCCTGCCGACCCCAGATATCAGCATCTGAAGGGGAAAATGGTGCTGCACCCCTTCTGTGAGCGCAAGATGCCGGTCGTCTTCGATGACTTTGTTGACATGAGCTTTGGAACAG GTGCTGTCAAAATCACCCCAGCTCACGACCATAATGACTACGAGGTTGGAGAGAGACACAATCTGGCCTTCATCAACATTTTGGACGAGAATGGCCTGCTCATTAACGTGCCTCCTCCCTTCCTG GGCACGAAGCGTTTTGAGGCCAGGAAGACAGTGCTGCAGGCTCTCAAGGACAGGGGCCAGTTTAAAGAGATCAAAGACAACCCAATGGTTGTCCCCGTCTGCAG TCGTTCCAAGGACATTGTGGAGCCGCTGCTGAAGCCGCAGTGGTATGTGAACTGCGCAGATATGGGCAAGCAGGCTGCAGACGCTGTCAGAGAGGGGCGGCTTAAAATCATCCCCGATCACCACCTCAAAACGTGGTACAACTGGCTGGACAACATCAG GGACTGGTGTATCTCTCGGCAGCTGTGGTGGGGTCATCGTATTCCTGCTTACTTCATCACTGTCAACGATCCCTCCGTGAAACCAGGAGAG GACATGGACGGTCATTACTGGATCAGTGGGAAATCAGAGGAGGTGGCCAGAGAGAAGGCAGCAAAACGCTTCAATGTGTCTGCTGACAAAATCACCCTCAGACAAG ATGAGGATGTTCTGGACACCTGGTTCTCGTCTGGCATTTTCCCCTTCTCCATCTTCGGATGGCCTAATGAG ACCCAGGACCTGAATGTGTTCTACCCCGGCACCTTACTGGAGACGGGCCATGACATCCTGTTTTTCTGGGTTGCTCGTATGGTGATGATGGGCCTCAAACTGACCGGCAAGCTGCCCTTCAAAGAG GTTTATCTGCATGCAGTGGTGAGGGACGCCCACGGGAGGAAGATGAGCAAATCTCTTGGCAACGTCATTGACCCTCTGGACGTCATTACGGGGATCTCCCTAGAG GGTCTTCATGCCTTGCTGAATGACAGCAACTTGGATCCAGTGGAGGTGGAGAAGGCAAAGCAGGGCCAGACGTCAGACTACCCAAATGGCATCCCAGAGTGTGGCACAGATGCTCTCCGCTTCGCCCTGTGTGCCTACACAAGCCAAG GTAGGGACATCAACCTGGATGTCAACCGCATCCTGGGCTACCGTCACTTCTGCAACAAACTGTGGAACGCTGTGAAGTTCGCCATGAAGACACTGGGAGACAACTTTGTACCATCAGAGAAAGCCCAG TTGTGTGGAGAGGAGAGTGTATCAGACAGGTGGATTCTGTCTAGACTGAGTGCAGCTGTTGGTCTCTGTGATGCCGGCTTCAAGAGCTACGACTTCCCAACCATCACAACCGCCGTCTACAACTTCTGGCTGTACGAGCTCTGCGATGTCTACCTG GAAAGCGTGAAACCGGTGTTCAGTAAAGCAGAGGAAGACAGCACCAGCCAGAGACAGGCCCTGGTGTGCAGACAGACCCTTTACACCTGTTTAGAAGTCGGTCTGCGCCTTCTGTCTCCCATAATGCCCTTCGTCAGCGAGGAACTCTACCAGAGGTTACCACGACGACGACCTCAGAGCGATCCCCCCAGCATCACTGTCACATCCTACCCTGATACAGATGAG TTCTGCTGGCACAGTGAGGAGGTCGACCGCGACATGGAGTTCATAATGAACGTGATCAAGACGATCCGGTCACTGAGGGCCGACTACAACctgaccaagaccagagctgact GCTACCTCCAGTGCATAGACCCTGCGACTGTGTCCCTGGTGCAGAAGTACAGTCTGCAGATTCAGACCTTGTCTTATTCTCAGGCCGTCATCCCTCTGACAGCCAACGAGCCTGTCCCAGGAGGCTGTGCTGTGGCCATCGCCTCTGACAGATGTACTGTCAACCTTATGCTCAAG GGACTCATTGATGTTGAGAAGGAAGTGGCCAAGCTGGTGACAAAGAAAGGTGATTTGGAGAAACAGATGGAGAAGCTGAGAGAGAAGATGGAAAATAGTGACTACAAGGAGAAGGTGCCGGTGAAGGTGCAGGAGCAGGATGCTGAGAAG CTACGGCAGAGCCAAACTGAACttgaaaaagtaaaagaagCCATGGACAACTTCAGGAAAATGATGTGA